One genomic segment of Chitinophaga sancti includes these proteins:
- a CDS encoding right-handed parallel beta-helix repeat-containing protein, giving the protein MKINLMIALLVLACTSCSKNEDQVKLPSPVSTAAIGEVTAAATTTVTTEAALKTAVANAKAGDVIAISGTINLTSTLQLLNSGTSSSKINIYGGTLNAAGAGSWAVKVNGSYWNIQNMRITGGPSSGIVFQSGGNNYVNNITSDYNGNTGIQVYNGAYNVSINNCNSNQNYDVSAGGEDADGFACKLSSGTGNSFTGCYASYNSDDGWDLYGNPSPVKISGCTAEHNGKGSNGDGNGFKLGSSGQSIAHTITNCVANYNSPGWGFTRNGNAKGVIIYSGLSGTGNAAGLSDL; this is encoded by the coding sequence AAACGAAGATCAGGTGAAGCTGCCTTCTCCTGTTTCCACTGCCGCTATCGGCGAAGTAACCGCCGCGGCTACCACTACAGTCACTACCGAAGCTGCTTTGAAAACAGCCGTAGCCAATGCTAAAGCAGGTGATGTCATCGCCATCAGCGGCACTATTAACCTGACCAGTACCCTACAATTACTCAATAGCGGTACTTCCAGTTCCAAGATCAATATTTATGGTGGAACACTTAATGCTGCCGGCGCTGGTAGTTGGGCAGTGAAAGTAAATGGTAGCTATTGGAATATCCAGAACATGCGTATTACCGGTGGACCCTCTTCCGGCATCGTATTCCAGTCAGGAGGCAATAATTACGTGAACAACATCACTTCTGATTACAATGGGAATACGGGTATACAGGTGTACAATGGCGCCTATAATGTAAGTATTAATAATTGTAATTCTAATCAGAACTATGATGTATCTGCCGGTGGTGAAGATGCAGATGGTTTTGCATGTAAGCTGTCAAGTGGTACTGGTAATTCATTTACCGGTTGCTATGCTTCTTACAATTCAGATGATGGATGGGATCTGTATGGTAATCCATCTCCTGTAAAGATCAGTGGTTGTACTGCGGAACATAATGGTAAAGGTTCTAATGGCGATGGTAATGGGTTTAAGTTGGGTAGCTCTGGTCAGAGCATTGCACATACTATTACAAACTGCGTGGCGAATTATAACTCTCCGGGTTGGGGTTTTACAAGGAATGGGAATGCGAAGGGAGTGATTATTTACAGTGGTTTGAGTGGGACAGGTAATGCTGCAGGGTTAAGTGATTTGTAA
- a CDS encoding ankyrin repeat domain-containing protein, protein MKPYYLLLFVTFTACNFYDKDLMHAVINKDEASIRYDLKHHANTEVKDAEGFTPLIRAAADDEPNIVAMLLGANANIEAKNTFGETALSLAAFKGFKTTVNVLLSHNANVNALNRDSVTPLMYAASRGHTDITEMLLRQGAQLDLVSREGLTPLAYAVSNEHEDIAKLFLDHGAKVDFKMHDHETILILLANRHNVSLTKLLLDRGADVNAADDYGNTALMNACRNRDTGMVKLLLGYHARVDVRDSNGDSPLEHAKRAGDEGVIRLVALK, encoded by the coding sequence ATGAAACCTTACTACTTATTGTTGTTTGTAACTTTCACTGCATGTAATTTTTATGACAAAGACCTGATGCATGCGGTGATCAATAAAGACGAAGCCAGCATACGCTACGACCTGAAGCACCATGCCAACACAGAGGTCAAAGATGCGGAGGGCTTCACACCACTCATCAGGGCCGCGGCAGATGATGAACCGAATATTGTCGCAATGCTTTTGGGTGCCAATGCGAATATTGAGGCAAAGAATACGTTTGGAGAAACGGCTTTGTCTCTGGCTGCTTTCAAAGGATTCAAAACTACTGTAAATGTGTTATTGTCTCACAACGCAAATGTCAATGCATTGAACAGGGATAGTGTTACGCCTTTGATGTATGCTGCCAGCAGAGGGCATACTGATATTACAGAAATGCTATTGAGACAGGGTGCGCAGTTAGACCTTGTATCCAGGGAAGGGTTGACGCCGCTGGCATATGCAGTATCTAATGAGCATGAAGATATTGCGAAGTTGTTTTTAGATCATGGGGCGAAAGTAGATTTTAAAATGCATGATCATGAGACAATATTGATATTGTTGGCGAACAGGCATAATGTGTCACTGACAAAGTTGTTATTGGATCGTGGAGCGGATGTTAATGCGGCGGATGATTATGGGAACACAGCGTTGATGAATGCTTGCAGGAATAGGGATACTGGAATGGTGAAGTTGTTGTTGGGTTATCATGCGAGGGTGGATGTGAGGGATAGTAATGGAGATTCGCCGTTGGAGCATGCAAAGCGTGCGGGAGATGAGGGAGTGATTAGGTTGGTAGCACTTAAATAA